A genomic window from Streptomyces sp. WMMC940 includes:
- a CDS encoding helix-turn-helix domain-containing protein, which produces MWWLCGWEVAGVAYQPPPSVAGSSLPPLSRPQLAEARRVRAVELFEGGVSNAEIARAVGVCAESVRRWRRVWEQDGASGLRRRAATGRPPKLDDTKVEMVRAALEQGAAGQIPHSTPPQVSDVPANGKLRLPKLMAQVACTQTGRRGFSG; this is translated from the coding sequence GTGTGGTGGCTGTGTGGGTGGGAGGTTGCCGGGGTGGCATATCAACCTCCCCCTTCGGTTGCCGGCTCCTCCCTTCCTCCTTTGTCGCGGCCTCAGTTGGCGGAGGCGCGTCGTGTTCGGGCAGTCGAGTTGTTCGAGGGCGGCGTCTCGAATGCGGAGATCGCGAGGGCGGTGGGGGTGTGTGCCGAGAGTGTGCGGCGTTGGCGGCGGGTGTGGGAGCAAGATGGTGCTTCGGGCCTGCGGAGGCGGGCAGCCACCGGACGCCCACCCAAGCTGGACGACACCAAGGTCGAGATGGTCCGGGCCGCGTTGGAGCAGGGCGCCGCCGGTCAGATCCCCCATAGCACTCCACCGCAGGTAAGTGACGTACCTGCCAACGGAAAACTCAGACTTCCCAAGCTGATGGCTCAGGTGGCGTGCACACAGACTGGCCGCCGCGGCTTCTCTGGCTGA
- a CDS encoding DNA polymerase III subunit gamma and tau — protein MSSLALYRRYRPESFAEVIGQEHVTDPLQQALRNNRVNHAYLFSGPRGCGKTTSARILARCLNCEQGPTPAPCGECQSCRDLARNGPGSIDVIEIDAASHGGVDDARELREKAFFGPASSRYKIYIIDEAHMVTSAGFNALLKVVEEPPEHLKFIFATTEPEKVIGTIRSRTHHYPFRLVPPGTLREYLGEVCGRERIPVEDGVLPLVVRAGAGSVRDSMSVMDQLLAGAADDGVTYAMATSLLGYTDGSLLDSVVDAFASGDGAAAFEVVDRVIEGGNDPRRFVADLLERLRDLVILAAVPDAAEKGLVDGPADVVERMQAQAQVFGSAELSRAADLVNTGLTEMRGATSPRLQLELICARVLLPAAFDDERSLQARLDRLERGATAFTAQGSGPAMGYVPGPEAHAPMVPGGGPAAARAAVRGGGAASDQAQPQAAPPQPEPAPPQPARQPVETEPAGSAVPQSRTDPSPAPAEESTAPRPGAWPGAAAPGSGGGAARPGAWPSAAAPGHGARPPAAPAPASAAPAQSQPVAPAAAQGAAQVRSMWPDILEVVKTRRRFTWILLSQNAQVAGFDGTTLQLGFINAGARDNFASSGSEDVLRQALAERFNVQWKIEAIIDPSGGAGQPPPGPGGSSGGGYGGYGGRPAQSPPASAAPAPQPSQAPRPPQQPAAPSPRPPGGGGGPAPQQGPSAAESAGAGAPQAPPPQQPVAIEDDIPEEDDPDLVDSALSGHDLIVRELGATVVEEYTNE, from the coding sequence GTGTCGTCCCTTGCGCTGTACCGCCGCTACCGACCCGAGTCCTTCGCCGAGGTCATCGGGCAGGAGCATGTCACCGACCCGCTGCAGCAGGCGCTGCGGAACAACCGGGTCAATCACGCGTACCTGTTCAGCGGGCCGCGCGGATGCGGAAAAACGACCAGTGCCCGCATCCTCGCGCGGTGTCTGAACTGTGAGCAGGGCCCCACCCCCGCCCCCTGCGGCGAGTGCCAGTCCTGCCGGGACCTCGCGCGCAACGGGCCCGGGTCGATCGACGTCATCGAGATCGACGCCGCGTCGCACGGTGGTGTGGACGACGCCCGCGAGCTGCGGGAGAAGGCCTTCTTCGGGCCCGCGTCCAGCCGGTACAAGATCTACATCATCGACGAGGCCCACATGGTCACCTCGGCGGGCTTCAACGCCCTGCTGAAGGTGGTCGAGGAGCCGCCGGAGCACCTCAAGTTCATCTTCGCGACGACCGAGCCCGAAAAGGTCATCGGGACGATCCGGTCGCGCACCCACCACTATCCGTTCCGCCTCGTGCCGCCCGGGACCCTCAGGGAGTATCTGGGCGAGGTGTGCGGCAGGGAGCGGATCCCCGTCGAGGACGGGGTCCTCCCCCTGGTCGTGCGGGCCGGGGCTGGTTCGGTGCGCGACTCGATGTCGGTCATGGACCAGCTGCTGGCCGGAGCCGCGGACGACGGTGTGACGTACGCCATGGCGACGTCCCTCCTGGGGTACACCGACGGATCGCTGCTGGACTCGGTCGTGGACGCCTTCGCGTCGGGCGACGGCGCCGCGGCGTTCGAGGTCGTTGACCGGGTGATCGAGGGCGGCAACGACCCGCGCCGTTTCGTCGCGGATCTGCTGGAGCGGTTGCGGGACCTGGTGATCCTCGCCGCGGTGCCGGACGCGGCCGAGAAGGGGCTCGTCGATGGCCCGGCGGACGTGGTCGAACGGATGCAGGCGCAGGCCCAGGTGTTCGGGTCCGCCGAGCTCAGCCGAGCCGCCGACCTGGTCAACACCGGGCTGACGGAGATGCGGGGAGCCACCTCGCCCCGGCTGCAGCTGGAGCTGATCTGCGCCCGGGTGCTGCTGCCTGCGGCCTTCGACGACGAGCGGTCCCTGCAGGCCAGGCTCGACCGGCTGGAGCGCGGCGCCACCGCGTTTACGGCGCAGGGATCCGGGCCGGCGATGGGCTACGTACCGGGTCCGGAGGCGCACGCGCCGATGGTTCCGGGTGGTGGTCCCGCCGCCGCGCGTGCGGCGGTACGGGGCGGAGGAGCGGCATCCGACCAGGCCCAGCCGCAAGCGGCCCCGCCGCAGCCCGAGCCGGCCCCGCCGCAGCCCGCCCGGCAGCCCGTGGAGACGGAGCCCGCCGGGTCCGCGGTCCCGCAGTCCCGGACGGATCCGTCCCCGGCCCCCGCCGAGGAGTCCACCGCGCCGCGCCCCGGCGCGTGGCCGGGTGCCGCGGCGCCCGGCTCCGGTGGTGGTGCCGCACGTCCGGGCGCCTGGCCCTCGGCCGCCGCGCCCGGCCATGGCGCCCGTCCTCCGGCGGCCCCCGCCCCCGCGTCTGCTGCTCCCGCGCAGTCGCAACCGGTCGCGCCCGCCGCGGCCCAGGGAGCCGCCCAGGTGCGCAGCATGTGGCCGGACATCCTGGAGGTGGTGAAGACCCGCCGCCGCTTCACCTGGATCCTTCTCAGCCAGAACGCCCAGGTGGCAGGCTTCGACGGCACCACCCTCCAACTCGGTTTCATCAACGCCGGAGCACGTGACAACTTCGCGAGCAGCGGCAGCGAGGACGTGCTGAGGCAGGCGCTGGCCGAACGGTTCAACGTCCAGTGGAAGATCGAGGCGATCATCGACCCGTCGGGCGGTGCGGGGCAGCCCCCGCCCGGCCCGGGCGGATCGTCCGGCGGCGGTTACGGGGGGTACGGCGGCCGGCCCGCCCAGTCCCCGCCCGCCTCCGCCGCGCCCGCACCTCAGCCTTCGCAGGCGCCGAGGCCGCCCCAGCAGCCTGCGGCGCCCTCCCCACGGCCGCCGGGCGGGGGAGGCGGTCCTGCCCCGCAGCAGGGCCCGTCCGCTGCGGAGTCGGCAGGGGCCGGGGCTCCGCAGGCCCCGCCGCCGCAGCAGCCCGTCGCGATCGAGGACGACATCCCGGAAGAGGACGATCCGGATCTCGTGGACTCGGCCCTGTCCGGTCACGACCTCATCGTGCGGGAGCTCGGCGCCACCGTTGTGGAGGAATACACAAACGAATAG
- the purD gene encoding phosphoribosylamine--glycine ligase: MKVLVIGGGAREHALCRALSLDPDVSALHCAPGNAGIADVAELHAVDALDGDAVAALAGRLEADLVVVGPEAPLVAGVADAVRAAGIPCFGPSREAARLEGSKAFAKEVMAAANVPTARSYVCTTPDEVDEALDAFGAPYVVKDDGLAAGKGVVVTADLERAREHALACGRVVIEEYLDGPEVSLFAVTDGETVLPLQPAQDFKRALDGDEGPNTGGMGAYSPLPWADPKLVDEVMETVLQPTVDELRRRGTPFAGLLYAGLAITSRGVRVIEFNARFGDPETQVVLARLKTPLAGVLLHAARGTLADEAPLTWRGDAAVTVVIASHNYPATPRTGDPIGGLDEVAVQDAPHAYVLHAGTRREGDAIVSAGGRVLSVTATGGDLTEARERAYAAVERIHLDGSHHRRDIAEKAASRP, from the coding sequence GTGAAGGTCCTCGTCATCGGCGGCGGCGCCCGCGAACACGCCCTGTGCCGCGCTCTCTCCCTCGACCCCGACGTGTCCGCTCTGCACTGCGCGCCCGGCAATGCCGGCATCGCGGACGTCGCCGAGCTGCACGCGGTGGACGCCCTCGACGGCGACGCCGTCGCCGCACTCGCCGGCCGTCTCGAGGCCGATCTGGTCGTCGTCGGCCCCGAGGCGCCGCTCGTCGCCGGTGTCGCCGACGCCGTAAGAGCCGCGGGCATCCCCTGCTTCGGCCCCTCCCGTGAGGCGGCCCGGCTCGAGGGCTCCAAGGCCTTCGCCAAGGAAGTGATGGCCGCGGCGAACGTCCCCACGGCGCGCAGCTACGTCTGCACCACCCCGGATGAGGTCGACGAGGCCCTGGACGCCTTCGGCGCGCCGTACGTCGTCAAGGACGACGGGCTCGCCGCGGGCAAGGGCGTGGTCGTGACCGCCGATCTGGAGCGGGCCCGGGAGCACGCGCTGGCCTGCGGCCGCGTGGTCATCGAGGAGTACCTGGACGGACCCGAGGTCTCGCTCTTCGCCGTCACCGACGGCGAGACGGTTCTCCCGCTCCAGCCGGCGCAGGACTTCAAGCGCGCGCTGGACGGTGACGAGGGGCCGAACACGGGCGGCATGGGCGCGTACTCGCCACTTCCGTGGGCCGATCCGAAGCTGGTCGACGAGGTCATGGAGACCGTGCTCCAGCCCACCGTGGACGAGCTCCGCCGCCGTGGCACACCGTTCGCCGGCCTGCTGTACGCGGGTCTCGCGATCACCAGCCGCGGCGTGCGCGTGATCGAGTTCAACGCCCGCTTCGGCGACCCCGAGACCCAGGTGGTGCTCGCCAGGCTCAAGACCCCGCTCGCGGGCGTCCTCCTGCACGCGGCCCGCGGCACCCTCGCCGACGAGGCGCCGCTGACCTGGCGCGGCGACGCCGCCGTGACCGTCGTCATCGCCTCCCACAACTACCCGGCAACGCCCCGCACCGGCGACCCGATCGGCGGGCTCGACGAGGTCGCGGTGCAGGACGCGCCGCACGCGTACGTCCTGCACGCCGGGACCAGGCGGGAGGGCGACGCGATCGTCAGCGCCGGCGGCCGGGTGCTGTCGGTGACCGCGACCGGCGGGGACCTGACCGAGGCCCGCGAGCGCGCGTACGCCGCGGTGGAGCGCATCCACCTGGACGGTTCGCACCATCGCAGGGACATCGCCGAGAAGGCGGCGTCCCGCCCCTGA